Proteins co-encoded in one Aspergillus fumigatus Af293 chromosome 6, whole genome shotgun sequence genomic window:
- a CDS encoding putative ABC transporter, with product MDAERAVEHRKELDASPQGRSSHDIANSAASPEASGPDTEESSSIDDEPSTAFEDVSSKSTRDGQYGDEHINRILSRRHTSRSEEGVEDMAQIAKLMSHMFGKERKSVSDEEKTRHAGVIWRDLTVKGVGLGAALQPTNSDIFLAVPRRIKDLLTRGRKGIGAGHHPLRTILDDFTGCVKPGEMLLVLGRPGSGCSTFLKVIGNQRAGYKSIKGDVRYGGADADLMADKYRSEGTVAIIHTASILSLIESAVSYNPEDDLHYATLTVRDTLLFALKTRTPGKDSRIPGESRKDYQHTFLSAIAKLFWIEHALGTKVGNELIRGISGGEKKRVSIAEAMITKASTQCWDNSTKGLDASTALEYVQSLRTLTDMANVSTLVALYQASENLYNLFDKVMLIEEGKCAYYGSAKEAKAYFERLGFECPPRWTTPDFLTSVSDPHARRIQRGWDDRVPRSGEDFRRVYRNSDTYRAALQEISQFEKELETQEHERAQARQEMPKKNYTIPFYDQVIVLTRRQFLIMYGDKQTLVGKWCILVFQALIIGSLFYNLPPTSGGVFTRGGVMFFILLFNALLAMAELTASFESRPIMLKHKSFSFYRPSAYALAQVVVDVPLVFVQVTLFELIVYFMSNLSRTPSQFFIQFLFIFILTMTMYSFFRALGAVSASLDVATRLTGVAIQALVVYTGRMKFFPNGTLSHGALGYLIPPWKMHPWFKWLIWINPVQYAFEAIMANEFYNLDIQCVRPNIVPDGPNAQPGHQSCAVQGSTPNQLVVQGSSYIKTAFTYSRSHLWRNFGIIIAWFIFFVALTMLGTELQQPNKGGSSVTTFKRNEAPKNVEEAVKNKELPEDVESGQKENAVNADSEKTQPGETGDEVKDIAQSTSIFTWQDVNYTIPYEGGQRKLLQDVHGYVKPRRLTALMGASGAGKTTLLNTLAQRINFGVVTGTFLVDGKPLPKSFQRATGFAEQMDIHEPTATVRESLRFSALLRQPKEVPIQEKYDYCEKIIDLLEMRPIAGATVGSGGVGLNPEQRKRLTIAVELASKPELLLFLDEPTSGLDSLAAFNIVRFLRRLADAGQAILCTIHQPSAVLFEEFDDLLLLQSGGRVVYNGELGHDSNALIEYFESNGAKKCPPHANPAEYMLEVIGAGNPDYKGKDWGDVWAQSPQCKQLAEEIDKIISSRRNREIRKNKDEHREYAMPIWTQIVTVTKRAFVAYWRSPQYTLGKFLLHIFTGLFNTFTFWHLGNSYIDMQSRLFSIFMTLTISPPLIQQLQPRFLHFRNLYESREANSKIYSWTAMVTSAILPELPYSVVAGSIYFNCWYWGVWFPRDSFSSGYTWMLLMVFELYYVSFGQFIAAFSPNELFASLLVPCFFTFVVAFCGVVVPYVALPHFWQSWMYWLTPFHYLLEGFLGVLTHNIPVRCVSREVTQVSPPSGQTCQTYAGAFARQAGGYVEDAAGGLCSYCPYSIGDAFAASFNVFYSHKWRAYGIFWAFTVFNFAAVYFFSWLYLHGVGDLKRWISARKTRKIVK from the exons ATGGACGCTGAGCGCGCCGTAGAGCATCGAAAGGAGCTGGATGCTTCCCCGCAAGGGCGATCTTCTCATGACATTGCGAATTCTGCAGCTTCCCCAGAAGCTTCCGGTCCCGACACGGAagagtcttcctcaatcgACGATGAACCATCGACTGCATTCGAGGATGTCAGTTCCAAGTCCACTCGTGATGGACAGTACGGCGACGAACACATCAACCGTATCCTCTCCCGCCGACACACCAGCCGTAGTGAAGAAGGCGTTGAGGATATGGCCCAGATTGCGAAGCTGATGTCTCACATGTTCGGCAAGGAAAGGAAATCCGTttctgacgaggagaaaACTCGACATGCCGGTGTTATTTGGAGAGACTTGACTGTGAAAGGGGTTGGCCTGGGAGCTGCGTTGCAGCCTACCAACTCTGATATCTTTCTTGCCGTGCCTAGACGCATCAAAGACCTTTTGACAAGAGGCAGGAAAGGAATCGGTGCTGGCCATCACCCATTGCGGACAATACTTGATGACTTCACC GGCTGCGTGAAACCAGGTGAGATGCTCCTGGTCCTTGGACGGCCAGGTTCTGGATGCTCGACTTTTCTGAAGGTGATTGGCAACCAGAGGGCAGGATACAAAAGCATCAAAGGAGATGTACGCTATGGAGGTGCAGATGCTGACCTCATGGCCGACAAATACCGCTCCGAAGGTACAGTTGCTATTATTCACACTGCAAGCATACTGTCGCTGATTGAATCTGCAGTGTCCTATAACCCCgaagatgatcttcattATGCGACTTTGACCGTCCGGGATACCCTTCTGTTCGCTCTTAAAACCCGCACACCAGGCAAAGACTCACGCATTCCGGGGGAAAGCCGAAAGGACTATCAGCACACATTTCTCTCTGCAATTGCCAAGCTGTTCTGGATTGAACATGCGCTGGGCACCAAAGTCGGCAACGAGCTCATCCGCGGCATCTCAGGAGGAGAGAAAAAACGTGTATCCATCGCCGAGGCCATGATTACCAAGGCCAGTACACAATGTTGGGACAATTCGACCAAAGGCCTTGACGCCAGTACTGCCCTGGAATATGTACAGAGTCTGAGAACTCTTACCGACATGGCGAACGTATCCACGCTTGTAGCCCTCTACCAAGCTTCTGAGAATCTTTATAACTTGTTTGACAAGGTTATGTTGATCGAAGAGGGCAAATGCGCATACTATGGAAGCGCCAAAGAGGCAAAGGCATACTTCGAACGCCTAGGGTTTGAATGTCCCCCGCGGTGGACCACCCCAGACTTTTTGACCTCGGTCAGTGATCCACACGCGCGGCGTATCCAACGTGGATGGGATGACCGAGTTCCGAGATCTGGCGAGGACTTTCGAAGAGTGTACCGCAACAGTGATACCTACAGGGCTGCCCTTCAAGAGATTAGCCAGTTCGAGAAAGAGCTAGAGACACAGGAGCACGAACGTGCACAGGCGAGGCAGGAAATGCCGAAGAAGAATTACACCATTCCCTTCTATGATCAGGTCATTGTTCTAACTCGTCGACAATTTCTGATCATGTACGGCGACAAACAGACCTTGGTGGGAAAATGGTGCATTTTGGTCTTCCAAGCTCTGATCATAGGAAGTTTATTCTACAATCTTCCGCCAACCAG CGGTGGTGTATTCACCCGAGGAGGCGTCAtgttcttcattctcctcttcaatgCTTTGCTCGCGATGGCAGAACTTACAGCGTCTTTCGAAAGTCGACCGATCATGCTGAAACACAAAAGCTT CTCCTTCTACCGCCCATCCGCCTATGCTCTAGCCCAGGTCGTTGTTGACGTTCCATTGGTCTTCGTCCAGGTCACACTTTTCGAGCTGATTGTATACTT CATGTCAAATCTCTCCCGGACTCCGTCCCAATTCTTTATTCAGTTtctgttcatcttcattctcacCATGACAATGTATTCATTCTTTCGAGCTCTCGGGGCGGTGTCTGCTTCTCTTGACGTCG CTACTCGTCTTACTGGAGTTGCCATACAAGCACTCGTCGTCTATACAGGTAGGATGAAATTCTTCCCAAATGGCACCCTTTCTCACGGCGCTCTAGGTTATCTCATCCCGCCATGGAAGATGCACCCGTGGTTCAAATGGCTGATCTGGATAAATCCCGTTCAATATGCATTTGAAGCTATCATGGCCAATGAGTTCTACAACCTCGACATTCAGTGCGTAAGGCCAAATATTGTACCGGACGGTCCCAATGCACAGCCCGGTCACCAAAGCTGTGCGGTCCAGGGCAGCACTCCGAATCAGCTGGTTGTCCAAGGGTCGAGTTACATCAAGACTGCTTTCACATACAGTCGTTCTCATCTATGGCGAAActttggcatcatcatcgcgTGGTTCATTTTTTTCGTTGCCTTGACGATGCTCGGTACGGAGTTGCAGCAACCCAACAAAGGCGGCAGCTCAGTTACAACATTTAAGAGGAACGAAGCGCCAAAGAATGTTGAGGAGGCCGTGAAAAATAAAGAACTTCCTGAGGATGTAGAATCAGGACAGAAAGAGAATGCCGTCAATGCTGATTCCGAGAAGACCCAACCCGGAGAGACTGGTGATGAAGTCAAAGACATCGCTCAGAGCACGTCTATCTTCACTTGGCAAGATGTCAACTACACCATCCCGTATGAGGGCGGGCAAAGgaagcttcttcaggacgTCCACGGATACGTCAAACCCCGCCGCCTTACTGCCTTGATGGGAGCTTCTGGAGCAGG GAAAACAACTCTACTGAATACTTTGGCACAGCGGATCAACTTTGGTGTTGTCACTGGTACCTTCTTAGTAGATGGAAA GCCACTTCCTAAGAGTTTCCAAAGAGCAACTGGCTTTGCTGAACAAATGGATATCCATGAGCCTACCGCAACTGTTCGGGAGTCTCTCCGTTTCTCTGCGCTTCTGCGGCAGCCCAAAGAAGTCCCCATTCAGGAGAAATATGACTATTgtgagaagatcatcgaccTACTTGAGATGCGCCCAATTGCCGGTGCAACGGTGGGCTCAGGAGGGGTTGGCCTGAACCCAGAACAACGCAAGCGGCTTACCATTGCAGTAGAGCTGGCAAGTAAGCCTGAGCTTCTACTCTTTCTGGATGAACCTACAAGTGGCCTCGACTCGCTTGCCGCGTTCAACATTGTCCGGTTCCTTCGACGGCTTGCGGACGCTGGACAAGCGATTCTGTGCACGATTCACCAGCCATCCGCGGTTCTCTTCGAAGAGTTTGATGACCTCCTGCTGTTGCAAAGTGGAGGTAGGGTTGTGTACAATGGAGAGCTGGGACATGACTCGAATGCTCTCATCGAGTATTTCGAGTCGAACGGTGCTAAGAAGTGTCCGCCTCATGCGAATCCTGCCGAA TATATGCTCGAGGTCATCGGCGCCGGAAACCCGGACTATAAGGGAAAGGACTGGGGAGATGTCTGGGCCCAGTCTCCTCAATGCAAACAACTGGCCGAAGAGATTGACAAAATCATCAGCTCCCGCCGCAATCGCGAAATCAGGAAGAACAAAGACGAACACCGGGAATACGCGATGCCAATCTGGACCCAGATCGTGACTGTCACCAAGCGGGCGTTTGTTGCATACTGGAGATCCCCACAGTATACTCTC GGCAAATTCCTCCTTCATATCTTCACTGGACTCTTTAACACGTTTACATTCTGGCATCTGGGAAATAGCTACATCGATATGCAATCGCGgctcttctcgatcttcatGACTCTCACCATTTCGCCGCCCTTgatccagcagctccagccCAGGTTCCTGCACTTCCGGAACCTCTACGAATCACGAGAGGCCAACTCGAAGATCTATTCATGGACCGCGATGGTCACCAGCGCCATCCTCCCCGAGCTGCCCTACTCCGTCGTCGCAGGATCCATTTACTTCAACTGCTG GTACTGGGGCGTATGGTTCCCCCGCGACTCCTTCAGCTCCGGCTACACCTGGATGCTGCTCATGGTCTTCGAGCTTTACTACGTCAGCTTCGGCCAGTTCATCGCCGCCTTCTCCCCCAACGAGCTCTTCGCCTCCCTCCTCGtcccctgcttcttcaccttcgtcGTCGCCTTCTGCGGCGTCGTCGTCCCCTACGTCGCACTCCCCCACTTCTGGCAGTCCTGGATGTACTGGCTCACCCCCTTCCACTACCTCCTCGAGGGCTTCCTCGGCGTCCTCACCCATAACATCCCCGTCCGCTGCGTCAGCAGGGAGGTGACCCAGGTCTCTCCCCCATCGGGTCAGACCTGCCAGACCTACGCCGGCGCCTTTGCGAGACAAGCTGGCGGGTACGTCGAAGACGCTGCAGGCGGCCTATGCTCGTATTGTCCGTATTCCATCGGTGATGCATTT GCGGCAAGTTTCAACGTCTTCTACTCGCATAAGTGGCGTGCCTAC GGAATTTTCTGGGCATTCACTGTGTTCAACTTCGCGGCGGTCTacttcttctcctggcttTATCTTCACGGCGTGGGGGATTTAAAGCGGTGGATTAGTGCacggaagacgaggaagattgtAAAGTGA